The Nitrogeniibacter aestuarii genome has a window encoding:
- a CDS encoding Bax inhibitor-1/YccA family protein, whose translation MNRTSPFPQQVGQARERSVLATNKVIRNTYTLLSMTLLFAAVTAGAAMALNLPHPGIIITLVGYFGLLFATTKLRNSSWGILAVFGLTGFMGYTLGPILNAYLALPNGGQTVMTAFVLTGAIFLGLSGYALTTRKDFSFMGGFLAVGILVAFLAGLGAIFFSIPALSLTVSAAFVLLMSGLILYETSNIIHGGETNYIMATVTLFVSLFNLFTSLLHLLGFMNND comes from the coding sequence ATGAATCGAACTTCGCCGTTCCCGCAACAGGTGGGCCAGGCGCGTGAGCGTTCCGTCCTGGCGACCAACAAGGTCATCCGCAATACCTACACCCTGCTGTCCATGACGCTGCTGTTCGCCGCCGTCACGGCTGGTGCGGCCATGGCACTGAACCTGCCGCATCCGGGCATCATCATCACACTGGTCGGCTACTTCGGCCTGCTGTTCGCCACCACCAAACTGCGCAACAGCAGCTGGGGCATTCTCGCGGTATTCGGCCTGACCGGTTTCATGGGTTACACCCTCGGCCCGATCCTCAACGCCTATCTGGCACTGCCCAACGGCGGCCAGACGGTGATGACCGCCTTCGTGCTGACTGGCGCCATCTTCCTGGGCCTGTCAGGCTATGCGCTGACCACCCGCAAGGACTTTTCCTTCATGGGCGGTTTCCTGGCCGTCGGCATCCTGGTGGCCTTCCTGGCCGGCCTGGGCGCCATCTTCTTCAGCATCCCGGCCCTGTCGCTGACCGTCTCTGCCGCATTCGTGCTGCTGATGTCCGGCCTCATCCTGTATGAGACCTCCAATATCATCCACGGCGGCGAAACCAACTACATCATGGCCACGGTCACGCTGTTCGTGTCGCTGTTCAACCTTTTCACCAGCCTGCTGCATCTGCTGGGTTTCATGAACAACGACTGA
- the ccsA gene encoding cytochrome c biogenesis protein CcsA yields the protein MPDRRFTLWALAAALLFVLWPVTGQAGLGLAAVLVLVSIRHERHRAALLCAANGLAWGSILALAYHLLADHFQLRYVWIYSGAALPTHLKLANIWGGDEGTTLLLAALLVALAARRSTRTAPNQATAWLAAWYLAVAAWLSPFAATPAEWLAEKSAQGMNAHLMNIWMLLHAPMVLLAYAWVLALVAPSLAALSRSVTRWPSSALIDARRAWVWLTAGIGFGMVWAFEDAMYGQFWHWDPVQTAIFAAWCALGAHLHGARGWTTRPGTWRWVPVWSLLAALMVAATMAVTRNEVLASSHRYVGSSTWMAHLLAAGGILIGALVAGWQGRGRGGAQNQPATGRGLSLQVLALRLTQLCFVVLAVCAAAYLAWAFTAAALDLPRPGHLRPFFETLTNWANGSELPLLRAAFAQWDMDGYSAARWMVLPLAALGFVGGWFFTRRVSRAAAWVSLGVVGAAAAWVSLVEGPLTRSYKGTGVLSQSVVHMLPQLDVCLVAGSYLALACLLWTGMRAWRTPKSASYLIPLGVLHAGAVIALWGGLLATAMNAYGQQRIEVGSDWAHVVRGYQLRIADVEVSRGDDGGAWSDQGPYFAMASIELMTPDARQVQGHALYRDSRSAMANDSGPVRQICEILDYRFARYANVSGYVLHPFISRSWMSDTQLWVNPAALINVADGGDAPPVVAVLRVFPFASLLWLGLVLTVAAGAWLAFVPMGHSKEHDR from the coding sequence GTGCCTGATCGGCGTTTCACTCTGTGGGCGCTTGCCGCGGCGCTCCTGTTCGTGCTGTGGCCGGTGACCGGTCAGGCGGGACTCGGGCTGGCCGCCGTTCTTGTGCTTGTCTCGATCCGCCATGAGCGCCATCGTGCGGCGCTGCTGTGCGCGGCCAATGGGCTGGCCTGGGGGAGCATCCTGGCCCTCGCATACCACCTGCTGGCTGATCATTTCCAGTTGCGCTACGTGTGGATCTACAGCGGCGCGGCGCTGCCGACCCACCTCAAGCTGGCCAACATCTGGGGCGGGGACGAAGGCACGACCTTGCTTTTGGCGGCACTGCTGGTGGCGCTGGCTGCCCGGCGTTCGACGCGCACGGCACCGAATCAGGCCACCGCCTGGCTGGCGGCCTGGTATCTCGCGGTGGCGGCATGGCTGTCCCCGTTCGCGGCAACGCCGGCCGAGTGGCTCGCGGAAAAGAGCGCTCAGGGCATGAACGCCCACCTGATGAATATCTGGATGCTGCTGCACGCCCCCATGGTGTTGCTGGCCTATGCCTGGGTGCTGGCACTGGTCGCGCCGTCGTTGGCGGCGCTGTCCCGCTCGGTCACGCGCTGGCCGTCGAGCGCGCTGATCGATGCCCGGCGTGCGTGGGTGTGGCTCACCGCCGGGATCGGCTTCGGCATGGTGTGGGCGTTTGAAGATGCCATGTACGGTCAGTTCTGGCACTGGGACCCGGTGCAGACCGCAATCTTCGCCGCCTGGTGCGCACTGGGCGCCCATCTGCACGGCGCGCGCGGCTGGACGACACGGCCGGGGACCTGGCGCTGGGTGCCGGTGTGGTCGTTGCTGGCGGCGCTGATGGTGGCCGCGACCATGGCGGTGACCCGCAATGAAGTGCTGGCCAGTTCCCATCGCTACGTGGGCAGCAGCACCTGGATGGCGCATCTGCTGGCGGCCGGGGGCATCCTGATCGGTGCCCTGGTGGCCGGGTGGCAGGGCCGAGGCCGGGGCGGGGCGCAGAACCAGCCGGCCACCGGGCGCGGCCTCTCGCTGCAGGTGCTCGCCCTGCGGCTGACCCAGTTGTGTTTCGTGGTGCTGGCCGTGTGCGCCGCCGCCTATCTGGCCTGGGCGTTCACTGCCGCGGCGCTCGACCTGCCGCGGCCCGGCCATTTGCGCCCCTTCTTCGAGACCCTGACCAACTGGGCCAACGGCAGCGAACTTCCGCTGCTGCGGGCGGCCTTCGCGCAGTGGGACATGGACGGATACAGCGCGGCCCGGTGGATGGTGCTCCCGCTCGCTGCGCTGGGATTTGTCGGCGGCTGGTTCTTCACGCGACGCGTGTCGCGCGCGGCGGCGTGGGTGTCCCTGGGGGTGGTCGGCGCCGCAGCGGCGTGGGTGAGCCTGGTCGAAGGCCCGCTCACCCGCAGCTACAAAGGCACCGGGGTGCTCTCCCAGTCGGTCGTCCACATGCTGCCGCAACTGGATGTCTGCCTGGTGGCCGGCAGCTATCTCGCGCTCGCCTGTCTGCTGTGGACCGGGATGCGTGCCTGGCGTACGCCGAAATCGGCGTCCTACCTCATTCCCCTCGGCGTGTTGCACGCCGGCGCGGTCATCGCCCTGTGGGGCGGGCTGCTGGCCACGGCGATGAATGCTTACGGGCAGCAGCGGATCGAGGTGGGCTCCGATTGGGCCCATGTGGTTCGGGGCTATCAGCTGCGCATCGCGGATGTCGAGGTCAGTCGCGGTGACGACGGCGGGGCCTGGTCCGACCAGGGGCCGTATTTCGCGATGGCGAGTATCGAGCTGATGACGCCGGATGCCCGCCAGGTGCAGGGGCATGCCCTGTACCGGGACAGCCGCTCGGCGATGGCCAACGATAGCGGCCCGGTGCGGCAGATCTGCGAAATCCTCGACTACCGCTTTGCGCGCTACGCCAACGTGTCCGGTTATGTGCTGCATCCCTTCATCTCCCGAAGCTGGATGTCGGATACGCAGCTGTGGGTGAATCCGGCTGCCCTGATCAACGTGGCCGACGGCGGTGACGCCCCGCCGGTGGTGGCGGTGCTGCGCGTCTTTCCCTTTGCCTCCCTGCTGTGGCTCGGTCTGGTGCTGACCGTGGCGGCGGGGGCCTGGCTGGCATTTGTTCCCATGGGACATTCAAAGGAGCATGACCGATGA
- a CDS encoding TorF family putative porin, whose protein sequence is MNQALRIIALGAVFSGSAFTPLAHAEGDSSSFSTSANVGLYSQYVFRGIGYTQENPAVQGGFDVSHESGLYLGIWGTNVSDAALNNAAGEIDIYGGYAGQVGDFGYDVGFLQFLFPGGEINGTNESYNTLELYAGVSWGPVGIKYSHTVTDYFGFNNKTFGQGRGGSSGSNYIEANVGYEFAPGWTAIAHAGRQHVENYNEYSFNDWKLGVAYAFGSGWEAGLAWVDTTADSDLYTVCDDNSHCKDTGKGKVLAHIKRTF, encoded by the coding sequence ATGAATCAAGCACTTCGAATCATCGCGCTCGGCGCCGTCTTTTCCGGCAGCGCGTTCACCCCGCTGGCCCATGCCGAAGGCGACAGCTCGTCGTTTTCGACCAGCGCCAATGTGGGGCTCTACTCCCAGTATGTGTTCCGCGGCATCGGCTACACCCAGGAAAACCCGGCCGTGCAGGGCGGCTTCGACGTGTCGCATGAAAGCGGCCTCTACCTGGGGATCTGGGGTACCAACGTCAGTGACGCAGCACTGAACAACGCCGCGGGCGAGATCGACATCTACGGCGGCTACGCGGGCCAGGTCGGTGACTTCGGCTACGACGTCGGTTTCCTGCAGTTCCTCTTTCCGGGTGGCGAGATCAACGGCACGAACGAGAGCTACAACACGCTCGAACTGTACGCGGGTGTCAGCTGGGGCCCGGTGGGGATCAAGTACTCGCACACCGTCACCGACTACTTCGGCTTCAACAACAAGACCTTCGGTCAGGGGCGGGGTGGTTCGAGCGGATCGAACTACATCGAAGCCAACGTCGGCTATGAATTCGCCCCCGGCTGGACCGCCATTGCGCATGCCGGTCGGCAGCACGTGGAGAACTACAACGAGTACAGCTTCAACGACTGGAAGCTCGGCGTGGCCTACGCCTTCGGCTCGGGCTGGGAGGCGGGTCTCGCGTGGGTCGATACCACCGCGGACTCGGACCTCTACACCGTCTGTGACGACAACAGTCACTGCAAGGACACGGGCAAGGGCAAGGTCCTGGCCCACATCAAGCGCACGTTCTGA
- the qhpG gene encoding flavin-dependent monooxygenase QhpG, which produces MSSIPVLILGAGPAASLLSMALQPLGISPVVIGRHRRRPAVEGLSQRVVDALVGFECRHALEMLGPRWHRVSRWAGSESAMNGEFVVERSQFDRSLMQDAIAHGVSFHEGTVSRVKRVSDGGFEVIWQDAFGNHHLTQAAMVVECRGQAAPKEAPDIHAPYALVAITRTFSNVPVHDRVTLTESFEHGWAWGGVDPTGMASLQVVVTQEMLAEHDNDLSAVHSRCVGALTLIPDYLGTACEPTGHLSARAIRPVLRAARFSRDQLHVGDACYTNDPLSGHGVFEAASGALAAAPAINTLIHHPRDADTAVAYLEDRSRAIFASRMQAARDLYRLETTWRDAPFWRQMQAFELSAPAAAGRSAPAVTLEERGVVESGRIVKRPVLVSPEYPRGVRFSGQVDLGQLVSLKQRHPDISREALSRALSVSPDDVAMACAFVRTMQQPAAAGAESPRAHH; this is translated from the coding sequence ATGAGTTCGATTCCCGTGCTGATTCTCGGTGCCGGTCCGGCGGCAAGTCTGCTGTCGATGGCACTCCAACCCCTGGGGATTTCCCCCGTCGTCATCGGGCGCCATCGTCGTCGGCCCGCGGTTGAAGGGCTGTCGCAGCGGGTGGTGGATGCGCTGGTCGGGTTCGAATGCCGGCACGCACTCGAGATGCTCGGCCCCCGCTGGCACCGGGTGTCGCGTTGGGCCGGCAGCGAATCTGCGATGAATGGCGAGTTCGTGGTCGAGCGCAGCCAGTTCGATCGCAGTCTGATGCAGGACGCGATTGCGCACGGCGTGTCGTTTCACGAAGGCACGGTGAGTCGTGTCAAGCGGGTGAGCGACGGCGGCTTCGAAGTCATCTGGCAGGACGCCTTCGGCAACCATCATCTGACCCAGGCGGCGATGGTCGTGGAGTGTCGCGGTCAAGCGGCCCCCAAGGAGGCGCCCGACATTCACGCGCCCTACGCGCTGGTGGCCATCACCCGCACGTTTTCGAATGTCCCGGTGCACGACCGGGTGACGCTGACGGAGTCGTTCGAGCACGGCTGGGCGTGGGGGGGCGTCGACCCCACCGGGATGGCCAGCCTTCAGGTCGTCGTCACCCAGGAGATGCTGGCCGAACACGACAACGACCTGAGCGCCGTGCACTCGCGCTGTGTGGGTGCGCTGACGCTGATTCCGGATTATCTCGGCACCGCGTGCGAGCCCACGGGGCATCTGAGCGCGCGTGCCATCCGGCCGGTGCTACGCGCCGCCCGTTTCAGCCGTGACCAGCTGCATGTGGGGGACGCCTGCTACACCAATGACCCGCTCTCGGGGCATGGCGTGTTCGAAGCGGCCTCCGGCGCACTGGCGGCCGCACCGGCCATCAACACCCTGATCCACCACCCTCGGGATGCCGACACGGCGGTGGCCTATCTCGAGGACAGATCCCGCGCCATCTTCGCGTCGCGCATGCAGGCCGCCCGCGATCTCTATCGCCTGGAGACCACGTGGCGCGACGCGCCCTTCTGGCGCCAGATGCAGGCCTTCGAACTGTCGGCACCGGCCGCGGCCGGCCGAAGCGCGCCGGCGGTGACCCTGGAAGAGCGGGGCGTCGTCGAAAGCGGCCGCATCGTCAAGCGGCCGGTGCTGGTGAGCCCCGAGTATCCGCGCGGCGTGCGCTTCTCCGGTCAGGTGGATCTGGGCCAACTCGTCAGCCTCAAGCAGCGCCACCCGGACATCAGTCGCGAGGCCCTCAGCCGTGCCCTGTCGGTCTCGCCCGACGACGTGGCCATGGCGTGTGCCTTTGTCAGAACCATGCAGCAGCCCGCAGCCGCGGGGGCCGAATCACCGCGTGCACATCACTAG
- a CDS encoding IMPACT family protein, translating to MPQTLSEPCHSELIIKKSRFIGCVQPVSDRAAAVAVVNELRGAHPGAAHVCWALMAGGQSAAVDDGEPGGTAGRPMLDVLRHQDLEGVLATVVRYYGGVKLGAGGLVRAYTDAVAQALLGATRQPLVRMAAFACEVPYAFEGVVRRLLDDAGATLDGVAHGESVRMSISLGAEALVQLKAAVTESTQGRVLWLPDDDGASTD from the coding sequence TTGCCGCAGACGCTATCCGAACCGTGCCATAGCGAGTTGATCATCAAGAAAAGCCGTTTCATTGGCTGTGTGCAGCCCGTGTCCGACCGGGCGGCGGCGGTGGCGGTGGTCAATGAACTGCGCGGGGCACATCCGGGGGCGGCTCATGTGTGCTGGGCCTTGATGGCCGGTGGGCAGTCGGCGGCCGTAGACGACGGCGAACCCGGTGGCACTGCCGGCCGGCCGATGCTGGATGTGCTCAGGCATCAGGATCTGGAGGGTGTGCTGGCGACCGTGGTGCGTTACTACGGTGGCGTGAAACTGGGGGCCGGCGGTCTGGTACGCGCCTACACGGATGCGGTGGCTCAGGCCCTGCTGGGTGCGACGCGTCAGCCGCTGGTGCGCATGGCAGCGTTTGCTTGCGAAGTGCCGTACGCCTTCGAGGGGGTGGTTCGGCGCTTGCTTGACGATGCGGGCGCAACGCTTGACGGGGTGGCTCATGGCGAGTCGGTTCGCATGAGCATATCGCTCGGCGCTGAGGCGCTGGTGCAGCTGAAGGCCGCCGTCACGGAATCGACGCAGGGACGTGTGCTCTGGTTGCCTGATGACGATGGGGCGAGCACGGACTAG